A stretch of the Ctenopharyngodon idella isolate HZGC_01 chromosome 14, HZGC01, whole genome shotgun sequence genome encodes the following:
- the tex11 gene encoding testis-expressed protein 11 isoform X2, producing the protein MEQFAVDVKNLSEKLLHRQSDSNLDEVIESLFKEILTLDGAAKLQDSQLEEIAIQFWNWAVTKRVGSTITEEQKAKVRHVACRLLYSCEPENPSENIVRKQILMASKTGRTWLDCKQPELADVFLSMAVNSLETLYSRLTSHGEDINAPKGDIEKDLLRVLSYQAESAVSQEQHQEAVSCIQRCKEMLLRVPKETGYLSLICYNFGVDTYNQGKHEESTFWLSQSYDIGKMNVKYSPGSEMQAKVLRLLATVYLEWDCQKYLEKAIHAVSLANKEHMQLSGLYLKIRILVKSCSPDEAVKSGLSELLDCEVPLEVCLSTVKLLVEENREALAFDFLKRVCQHFESSPELGSALLMHIELLLQRDKELLAKQKIEDVITGHYTGKQLRPQTQSSLHLLLWDRASKNFEAKNYSEALQWYNYSLSFYKEGELDSNLAKLQRNRSSCFLQLQQLDKAKEAVEEAGRIDPNNIFTQFNIYKIAVLMNNPEKAAVALREIGALAQTPVTSEDRLLVTENAAANLLSLAVQIALEHEQQETAIKALESLCEHSQDVAQILTALRCLVRLVLSTMENTSEENRNANLDTLLSYLKTALQKVSQISRIQGQGAEEANWFRRIAWNSALQCEHSPMRMRDFFLLSFQLSQLCVPDRAVLMGQKTCLLMAAAASLEICRSSDHTEQQTELLTQTLEHIQLCKEIWTTIKASGTSPKDKTDTLLLLYEFEARAKLNDAKLESVLESILELDHIETKLLEMIAVLAMEPPAHFPVLCKKALRIALSLHRKQPQADLTRCSNCLHSLIQLTLPSGVSEVQPCVLEEVWSYYEQALSIIASAPEDFPELEILWLLTRAWNTGILLYSLAQYPEAERWCGLGMSFLRHLGSLQDSYRTQMAGLYSEVLDRLDKAKKNLIIEE; encoded by the exons ATGGAGCAATTTGCAGTCGATGTAAAAA ACCTGTCTGAGAAGCTTCTCCACAGACAGAGCGATTCAAATTTAGATGAGGTGATTGAGTCGCTCTTCAAAGAAATTTTAACTCTAGATGGAGCAGCAAAACTACAGGATTCACAG TTGGAGGAAAtcgccatacagttttggaactgGGCTGTGACCAAACGTGTTGGCTCAACTATTACAGAAGAGCAAAAGGCCAAAG TGCGTCATGTGGCATGCAGACTTCTGTATTCATGCGAGCCTGAAAACCCATCAGAGAATATTGTTCGCAAGCAGATACTG ATGGCCAGTAAAACAGGGAGAACATGGCTTGATTGTAAACAACCCGAACTTGCTGATGTTTTTTTGAGCATGGCTGTCAAT AGCCTGGAGACTCTTTACAGCAGACTAACTTCCCATGGAGAAGATATAAACGCACCAAAGGGAGACATAGAGAAAGACTTGCTGCGGGTTTTGTCTTATCAAGCTGAATCT GCAGTTTCTCAAGAGCAACATCAGGAGGCAGTGTCATGCATACAGCGATGTAAAGAAATGCTTCTCCGTGTCCCTAAAGAG ACTGGCTATCTCTCTCTCATCTGTTACAACTTTGGGGTTGACACTTACAATCAGGGAAAGCATGAAGAGAGCACATTTTGGCTCAG CCAAAGTTATGATATAGGCAAGATGAATGTGAAATACTCGCCAGGATCAGAGATGCAA GCCAAAGTCTTGAGACTACTTGCAACAGTTTATTTGGAGTGGGACTGTCAAAAGTACCTGGAGAAAGCTATTCATGCTGTGAGCTTGGCTAATAAG gAGCATATGCAGTTGTCAGGCCTCTACCTGAAGATCCGTATCTTAGTGAAAAGCTGTAGCCCAGATGAAGCAGTAAAATCTG GGCTGTCAGAGTTACTGGACTGTGAGGTTCCACTGGAAGTGTGCTTGAGCACAGTAAAACTGCTCGTCGAAGAGAACAG GGAGGCTCTGGCTTTTGACTTCCTGAAGAGAGTTTGTCAGCACTTTGAGTCATCTCCTGAACTGGGCTCTGCTCTGCTCATGCATATAGAGCTGCTGCTGCAGCGGGACAAAGAGCTGCTGGCTAAGCAGAAGATCGAGGATGTTATCACTG GACATTACACTGGAAAACAACTAAGACCACAGACTCAATCATCTCTCCACCTTCTGCTGTGGGATAGAGCTTCCAAAAACTTTGAA GCCAAGAACTATTCTGAAGCTCTGCAGTGGTATAACTACTCACTGAGTTTCTACAAAGAGGGTGAGTTGGATTCCAACCTTGCTAAACTGCAAAGAAACCGATCCTCCTGTTTCCTGCAGCTGCAACAACTTGACAAG GCCAAAGAGGCTGTAGAAGAGGCAGGAAGGATTGATCCAAACAACATTTTCACACAGTTCAACATCTACAAGATCGCTGTCCTGATGAACAATCCAGAGAAAG CTGCTGTGGCTCTGAGAGAGATTGGCGCTCTGGCTCAGACTCCAGTCACCAGTGAGGACAGACTGCTAGTGACCGAGAACGCTGCAGCAAACCTTCTCAGCCTGGCAGTGCAGATCGCCCTCGAG CATGAGCAGCAGGAAACAGCCATCAAAGCCCTAGAGAGTCTGTGTGAACACTCACAAGATGTTGCTCAAATCCTCACTGCCTTGAG GTGTTTAGTACGACTTGTTCTTTCAACAATGGAAAACACCAGTGAGGAAAACAG GAATGCCAACTTGGATACCCTCTTGTCGTACCTAAAGACAG CTCTTCAGAAAGTTTCCCAAATCAGCCGTATTCAAGGCCAGGGAGCGGAAGAGGCCAACTGGTTCAGGAGAATTG CGTGGAACTCAGCTCTGCAGTGTGAGCATAGTCCTATGAGGATGAGGGATTTCTTTCTTCTCTCCTTCCAG CTGTCACAGCTGTGCGTCCCAGACCGAGCTGTGTTAATGGGGCAGAAGACGTGTCTGCTGATGGCTGCTGCTGCCTCTCTGGAGATCTGCAGGAGCTCTGATCACACTGAGCAACAG ACCGAGCTGCTGACCCAGACTCTGGAGCACATCCAGCTCTGTAAAGAGATCTGGACAACCATCAAAGCATCAG GCACTTCCCCTAAAGACAAAACAGACACATTACTGCTGCTCTATGAGTTTGAAGCCCGGGCCAAATTAAATGATGCCAAGCTTGAATCTGTCCTTGAATCAATTTTGGAGCTGGATCACATTGAGACCAAGCTGTTAGAAATGATCGCAG TCCTGGCGATGGAACCACCAGCCCATTTCCCCGTTCTGTGTAAGAAGGCACTGAGGATCGCCCTGTCTCTACACAGAAAACAACCACAGGCCGACCTCACACGCTGCAG TAACTGTTTACACAGCCTGATTCAGCTGACCCTGCCGAGTGGTGTGTCCGAGGTGCAGCCCTGCGTGTTGGAGGAAGTGTGGAGCTACTATGAGCAAGCTCTTTCCATCATAGCCTCTGCA CCCGAGGACTTTCCAGAGCTGGAGATCCTGTGGCTGCTGACCCGAGCGTGGAATACAGGAATCCTGCTGTACAGTCTGGCCCAGTATCCCGAGGCCGAGAGGTGGTGCGGTCTGGGAATGAGCTTCCTGCGGCACCTGGGCTCCCTGCAGGACAGCTATCGGACTCAG ATGGCGGGCCTGTACAGTGAGGTGTTGGAcaggctggataaagcaaagaAGAATCTCATTATTGAGGAATGA
- the tex11 gene encoding testis-expressed protein 11 isoform X1, which translates to MEQFAVDVKNLSEKLLHRQSDSNLDEVIESLFKEILTLDGAAKLQDSQLEEIAIQFWNWAVTKRVGSTITEEQKAKVRHVACRLLYSCEPENPSENIVRKQILMASKTGRTWLDCKQPELADVFLSMAVNSLETLYSRLTSHGEDINAPKGDIEKDLLRVLSYQAESAVSQEQHQEAVSCIQRCKEMLLRVPKETGYLSLICYNFGVDTYNQGKHEESTFWLSQSYDIGKMNVKYSPGSEMQAKVLRLLATVYLEWDCQKYLEKAIHAVSLANKEHMQLSGLYLKIRILVKSCSPDEAVKSGLSELLDCEVPLEVCLSTVKLLVEENREALAFDFLKRVCQHFESSPELGSALLMHIELLLQRDKELLAKQKIEDVITGHYTGKQLRPQTQSSLHLLLWDRASKNFEAKNYSEALQWYNYSLSFYKEGELDSNLAKLQRNRSSCFLQLQQLDKAKEAVEEAGRIDPNNIFTQFNIYKIAVLMNNPEKAAVALREIGALAQTPVTSEDRLLVTENAAANLLSLAVQIALEHEQQETAIKALESLCEHSQDVAQILTALRCLVRLVLSTMENTSEENRNANLDTLLSYLKTALQKVSQISRIQGQGAEEANWFRRIAWNSALQCEHSPMRMRDFFLLSFQLSQLCVPDRAVLMGQKTCLLMAAAASLEICRSSDHTEQQTELLTQTLEHIQLCKEIWTTIKASGTSPKDKTDTLLLLYEFEARAKLNDAKLESVLESILELDHIETKLLEMIAVLAMEPPAHFPVLCKKALRIALSLHRKQPQADLTRCSNCLHSLIQLTLPSGVSEVQPCVLEEVWSYYEQALSIIASAPEDFPELEILWLLTRAWNTGILLYSLAQYPEAERWCGLGMSFLRHLGSLQDSYRTQVTQQETDGPLYSCLSTRPKATDVIFIFFLPQVRCASWVFFFCHLSWRFN; encoded by the exons ATGGAGCAATTTGCAGTCGATGTAAAAA ACCTGTCTGAGAAGCTTCTCCACAGACAGAGCGATTCAAATTTAGATGAGGTGATTGAGTCGCTCTTCAAAGAAATTTTAACTCTAGATGGAGCAGCAAAACTACAGGATTCACAG TTGGAGGAAAtcgccatacagttttggaactgGGCTGTGACCAAACGTGTTGGCTCAACTATTACAGAAGAGCAAAAGGCCAAAG TGCGTCATGTGGCATGCAGACTTCTGTATTCATGCGAGCCTGAAAACCCATCAGAGAATATTGTTCGCAAGCAGATACTG ATGGCCAGTAAAACAGGGAGAACATGGCTTGATTGTAAACAACCCGAACTTGCTGATGTTTTTTTGAGCATGGCTGTCAAT AGCCTGGAGACTCTTTACAGCAGACTAACTTCCCATGGAGAAGATATAAACGCACCAAAGGGAGACATAGAGAAAGACTTGCTGCGGGTTTTGTCTTATCAAGCTGAATCT GCAGTTTCTCAAGAGCAACATCAGGAGGCAGTGTCATGCATACAGCGATGTAAAGAAATGCTTCTCCGTGTCCCTAAAGAG ACTGGCTATCTCTCTCTCATCTGTTACAACTTTGGGGTTGACACTTACAATCAGGGAAAGCATGAAGAGAGCACATTTTGGCTCAG CCAAAGTTATGATATAGGCAAGATGAATGTGAAATACTCGCCAGGATCAGAGATGCAA GCCAAAGTCTTGAGACTACTTGCAACAGTTTATTTGGAGTGGGACTGTCAAAAGTACCTGGAGAAAGCTATTCATGCTGTGAGCTTGGCTAATAAG gAGCATATGCAGTTGTCAGGCCTCTACCTGAAGATCCGTATCTTAGTGAAAAGCTGTAGCCCAGATGAAGCAGTAAAATCTG GGCTGTCAGAGTTACTGGACTGTGAGGTTCCACTGGAAGTGTGCTTGAGCACAGTAAAACTGCTCGTCGAAGAGAACAG GGAGGCTCTGGCTTTTGACTTCCTGAAGAGAGTTTGTCAGCACTTTGAGTCATCTCCTGAACTGGGCTCTGCTCTGCTCATGCATATAGAGCTGCTGCTGCAGCGGGACAAAGAGCTGCTGGCTAAGCAGAAGATCGAGGATGTTATCACTG GACATTACACTGGAAAACAACTAAGACCACAGACTCAATCATCTCTCCACCTTCTGCTGTGGGATAGAGCTTCCAAAAACTTTGAA GCCAAGAACTATTCTGAAGCTCTGCAGTGGTATAACTACTCACTGAGTTTCTACAAAGAGGGTGAGTTGGATTCCAACCTTGCTAAACTGCAAAGAAACCGATCCTCCTGTTTCCTGCAGCTGCAACAACTTGACAAG GCCAAAGAGGCTGTAGAAGAGGCAGGAAGGATTGATCCAAACAACATTTTCACACAGTTCAACATCTACAAGATCGCTGTCCTGATGAACAATCCAGAGAAAG CTGCTGTGGCTCTGAGAGAGATTGGCGCTCTGGCTCAGACTCCAGTCACCAGTGAGGACAGACTGCTAGTGACCGAGAACGCTGCAGCAAACCTTCTCAGCCTGGCAGTGCAGATCGCCCTCGAG CATGAGCAGCAGGAAACAGCCATCAAAGCCCTAGAGAGTCTGTGTGAACACTCACAAGATGTTGCTCAAATCCTCACTGCCTTGAG GTGTTTAGTACGACTTGTTCTTTCAACAATGGAAAACACCAGTGAGGAAAACAG GAATGCCAACTTGGATACCCTCTTGTCGTACCTAAAGACAG CTCTTCAGAAAGTTTCCCAAATCAGCCGTATTCAAGGCCAGGGAGCGGAAGAGGCCAACTGGTTCAGGAGAATTG CGTGGAACTCAGCTCTGCAGTGTGAGCATAGTCCTATGAGGATGAGGGATTTCTTTCTTCTCTCCTTCCAG CTGTCACAGCTGTGCGTCCCAGACCGAGCTGTGTTAATGGGGCAGAAGACGTGTCTGCTGATGGCTGCTGCTGCCTCTCTGGAGATCTGCAGGAGCTCTGATCACACTGAGCAACAG ACCGAGCTGCTGACCCAGACTCTGGAGCACATCCAGCTCTGTAAAGAGATCTGGACAACCATCAAAGCATCAG GCACTTCCCCTAAAGACAAAACAGACACATTACTGCTGCTCTATGAGTTTGAAGCCCGGGCCAAATTAAATGATGCCAAGCTTGAATCTGTCCTTGAATCAATTTTGGAGCTGGATCACATTGAGACCAAGCTGTTAGAAATGATCGCAG TCCTGGCGATGGAACCACCAGCCCATTTCCCCGTTCTGTGTAAGAAGGCACTGAGGATCGCCCTGTCTCTACACAGAAAACAACCACAGGCCGACCTCACACGCTGCAG TAACTGTTTACACAGCCTGATTCAGCTGACCCTGCCGAGTGGTGTGTCCGAGGTGCAGCCCTGCGTGTTGGAGGAAGTGTGGAGCTACTATGAGCAAGCTCTTTCCATCATAGCCTCTGCA CCCGAGGACTTTCCAGAGCTGGAGATCCTGTGGCTGCTGACCCGAGCGTGGAATACAGGAATCCTGCTGTACAGTCTGGCCCAGTATCCCGAGGCCGAGAGGTGGTGCGGTCTGGGAATGAGCTTCCTGCGGCACCTGGGCTCCCTGCAGGACAGCTATCGGACTCAGGTAACACAGCAGGAGACGGATGGGCCGCTCTACAGCTGTTTGAGCACTCGACCCAAGGCGACGgatgtcattttcattttcttcttgCCTCAAGTCAGGTGTGCaagctgggttttttttttttgtcacctcAGTTGGAGGTTTAATTAG